Genomic segment of Streptomyces sp. NBC_01210:
GATGACGACCACCGAGGCGGCCGGCCCCCCGGTCACGGACCATGACCACGGTGTGCACGGCTACCACAAGCAGAAGGACGAGCACCTCAAGCGGCTGCGCCGGATCGAGGGCCAGATCCGCGGGCTGCAGCGGATGGTCGACGAGGACGTCTACTGCATCGACATACTCACCCAGGTCTCCGCGTCCACCAAGGCTCTGCAGTCCTTCGCGCTCCAGCTGCTGGAGGAGCATCTGCGGCACTGCGTCGCCGACGCTGCGGTGAAGGGCGGCGAGGAGATCGACGCGAAGGTCGAGGAGGCGACGAAGGCGATCGCGCGCCTTCTGCGCACCTAGTACATGCACGGGGCGCAGCGACCGCGTCCCGGCCGCGCCCCGTGTTTCCGGTCACTCCTGCCGCGAGGGGCCTGAGAGCGCGGACCGCTCGGCCACCACCTTCAGCACCTCGTC
This window contains:
- a CDS encoding metal-sensitive transcriptional regulator, whose protein sequence is MTTTEAAGPPVTDHDHGVHGYHKQKDEHLKRLRRIEGQIRGLQRMVDEDVYCIDILTQVSASTKALQSFALQLLEEHLRHCVADAAVKGGEEIDAKVEEATKAIARLLRT